Within the Echinicola sp. 20G genome, the region TCTAGTTTACAGAAAATCTTTACTTTAGGATTGGTGGGAATATGTTCTAACTCCACTAAAGGAGTATTTCCAATCAACTCAAACAATTTCATTTAAGCATCATTTTTAAAAATGTACATATCCGTGGTCTCTGCACTGGCATCATACATTTTGGTTTGGTAATATATCTTACTTTTTGCGGGAATGCTTTTGGTCAACCATACATTTCCTCCAATCACACTACCTGCTCCAATAACCGTTTTTCCTCCCAATATGGTTGCTCCAGCATAGATCACCACATTATCTTCAATAGTTGGGTGACGTTGAATATCAGCATCCTCTTTATTGACACTCAATGCACCTAAAGTAACACCCTGATAGATTTTGACATGATTTCCTATTATCGTAGTCTCCCCGATAACCACTCCAGTTCCATGATCTATGCAGAAATACTTACCAATCTTGGCTCCCGGGTGGATATCTATTCCTGTTTTGCTATGCGCAAACTCTGTAATCATCCTAGGAATTAACCTTACGCCTTGCTGATGCAAAAGATGCGCAATCCTGTAGGCCGCTATGGCATAAAAACCGGGATAACTTCTGATCACCTCCGTCTTTGACTTGGCAGCAGGATCCCCTTCATACATCGCCTCAATATCATCATGTACAGCATCATAAACAGCCTCTAGACCATCAAAAAAGTCAAATGCTGCCTGATCACTATCCTTGCCCACCAGCTTCTTATTTCTGCCCAAAATTCCTTGCAGTTGAATTTTGTAATAGTTCAACTTATCGTCCACTTCGTGTTCATCCTGAAGTACATTTATCGCGTATTCAGGGAACAATACTCCAAGTACTCCTTCAAAAAACTCATGGACAATTCTAGGAGAAGGACAGTCAGGGCACTGCTTGTGCGCTGCGTAGATTTTGTTGATAAAAGATTTATTGAAATCCATTGAAAAACTATTGCTGTTAAAGAACAAAACCAGCCCTGATCACATATGGTTCAGTATAGATCAAATTTTGATTGTCATAGAGGACATTATATAGTAAGGTAAAGTTCATACCTCCTCGTCTTCCAAAAGGAATGAAATATCCACCTCCTAAAAAAAGTCCTGGCACCCACTCTCGTTCAGAAAAGACATTATTGTTATTGTCATATCGGTATGCTTCTACATTTAAAGTTTCATATTCGGCATGAGCAAACAAATTAGGCAAGACATTATAACGGTTAAAAATTCTTCCGCCATAAACATTTGAAGAAGAACCAAAATCTTTGTATTTCAAATATTGGTATGTAAGTCCCAAACCAGCAGAATACTTATCTGTAATCATCACCCCTACAAGTGGGGAAACATCCACATAAGTAATATAGCCAAACTGTAATCCCAGGTTTCCTCCAAAATAAAGTCGCTCACTAAAAGGAATCTGATCATTCTCATCATAATAAATTTCTTTTTGGGCCAATGCCTTTTCTGAGAGTCCTAAAAGCATCCACAAAAAAATTGCAGAAAGCACAACTTGTTTACTCATCGATGATAACATATAAATCTTCAGTTTTTTTCTTCATTAAGTATCTTTCACGAGCAAACTTTTCCAAAAGTTCATAATTGCTGAGTAATTCTTCTCGCTCTTCCTTTATTTTCCTTTTGCGTTCCATATAAAAATCCCTCTGATCTTCAAGTTTGGATAATTTTGAACGCAAGGTAAACTGGCTGATGATATCATTTGTATCAATAAAAACCATCCATACGATGAAAAGGACAGTGAAAATAAAATAAAAATTCTTGGTGTATTTGAGGTACTTTCCCATGGCTTTGAAAGTTTAATTGGAACAAATATAGGGAATAGAAATGACTAACGATCCAGTAACTTTATACAAAATAGGCAAGGAATAGCACAAAACCATAAGTTTCAAAGGATATAAAACAAAAAAGCATCCGCCAAGGCGGATGCTTCTAAAACATAAAATGCTTTATATTATTTTCCTGGAAAATAGGCTGTTTCAGCCAATAACTCTTCAATTCTAAGCAATTGGTTGTACTTCGCCATTCTATCAGAACGAGAGGCTGAACCAGTTTTGATTTGACCTGTATTGCAAGCAACAGCCAAGTCAGCAATAGTAGAATCTTCAGTTTCTCCAGATCGGTGAGACATTACAGCTGTAAATCCAGCCTTGTGAGCCAAATCAATGGCATCCAAAGTCTCAGTCAAAGTACCGATTTGGTTTACTTTGATCAAGATAGAGTTAGCCGACTTTTCTTCGATACCTCTTTTCAAGAACTTCACATTGGTTACAAAAAGATCATCTCCTACCAATTGAACTTTATCTCCAATTTTGGCAGTCAGCATTGCCCAACCTTCCCAATCTTCTTCAGCACATCCATCTTCGATAGAATCTATTGGATATTTTTCAGTCAACTCAGCAAGGTATTCTACTTGACTGGCTCTATCTCTGGCTACGCCACCTTCTCCTTCAAACTTCTTGTAGTTATACGTGTCGTTTTCGAAGAACTCTGAAGACGCACAGTCTAGTGCAATAGTAATGTCAGATCCTGCTTTATACCCAGCCTTAGAGATCGCATCCAAGATACACTCCAATGCTTCCTCAGTACCTCCAGAGAAGTTTGGTGCAAATCCACCTTCATCTCCAACTGCTGTACTAAGTCCTTTATCATGAAGAATTTTCTTCAAATTATGAAATACCTCAGCACCCATTCTCATAGCTTCAGAGAAAGTAGGGGCACCAACAGGACGAATCATAAATTCTTGGAAAGCGATAGGTGCATCAGAGTGAGAACCACCGTTGATGATGTTCATCATTGGAACAGGTAAGGTCTTAGCATTCACTCCTCCCACATATCTGAACAATGGAAGTCCTAAATCATCAGCCGCAGCTTTTGCAACTGCTAGGGAAACTCCTAGAATGGCATTAGCTCCGAGCTTAGACTTGGTATCTGTTCCGTCCAAATTGATCATGATCTCGTCAATTCCTCGTTGATCAAAAACAGATTGACCTATCAATTCTGGTTGAATGATTTCATTAACATTCTCAACAGCTTTCAAAACTCCTTTCCCCAGGTACTTTCCTTTATCTCCATCACGAAGTTCTACGGCTTCATTAACACCTGTAGAAGCTCCACTAGGTACTGCTGCCCTTCCAAATGCTCCACTGTCAGTAAGTACATCTACTTCCACAGTAGGGTTACCCCTGGAATCTAAAATTTGTCTAGCATGAATTGCTTGTATCAATGTCATAATACTAAAAGGTTTATAGGTTGTTTCAATTATTGTTGATTAAAGAAATAAAGTCATCAAACAAGTACCTTGAGTCGTGTGGCCCTGGAGAAGACTCTGGGTGATATTGTACAGAAAAAGCTGGACGATCTTTTAATTTGATTCCTGCTACTGTATTGTCATTTAAGTGAACGTGAGTTATCTCCACCGATGGATTATTCTCTGTATCTTCTCTCACCACATTAAATCCATGGTTTTGGGAAGTAATCTCACTTTTTCCACTTAGTATATTTTTGATCGGATGGTTTAACCCTCGATGACCATGGTGCATTTTGTAAGTCTTGATACCCACTGCTTCAGCCAATAACTGGTGTCCCAAACAAATACCAAATACTGGCTTGTTTAATGCTAGGATTTCCTTGATAGTATCTACAGCGTAATCCATTACTGCTGGATCACCTGGTCCATTCGATAGGAAATATGCATTTGGGGCCCATGCTTCCATTTCCTGTAAGGAAGTCTTAGAAGGAAAAACCTTGCAATAAACACCTCTATCTACAAGGTTTCTAAGGATATTCTTTTTGATACCAAAATCCAAACATGCTACCTTGATAGATGCATTCTCATTACCTACAAAGTAAGGCTCTTTCGTACATACTTTGGAAGACAATTCCAAACCAGCCATATCAGGAACTTTGTCCAGTTCTTTCTGCAAGTCTTCTAAATTGTCAAACTCAGAACTGATAATGGCGTTCATCGCTCCTTTTGAACGGATATGTTTAACGATCTTACGAGTATCCACATCTGCAATGCCAGTAATACCATTGCTTATGAGATAATCGTTCAATGACTGAGAGGCATCTAACCTACTATAAACTTCCGAAAAACTATTTACTACGATTCCGGCAATAGTAGCTGAATCAGATTCTACTTCAGTATCGATCACCCCATAGTTACCAATATGAGGTGTAGTATTGACGATGATTTGGCCAGTATAAGAAGGGTCAGTATAAATTTCCTGATACCCAGTCATACCTGTATTAAAGCAGATTTCACCGCCATTAGTACCATGTTTACCAATTAGGGTCCCGTGAAATACGGTACCATCTTGAAGAAGGAGGGTTGCTTTTTGTTTGTCCATTTATTGAAATTGAATGCCCAAATTTAAGGATTTTATCACTAAGAGACAGGATAATTTTCAAAAGGATAATAAAAAAGGGATTGAACCAAAGCCCAACCCCTCTTTATATTTAATATAATGAATGCATTTATTATTCAGACTTTTCAGTTTCTGAACCTGCATCGCTATCTGCTGCTTTATCTTCAGAAGCACCAGCATCTTCTGCTTTAGCTTCTGTAGCACCGGTTGCCTCAGCCGATTTACCAGTACCTCTACGGCTTCTTCTGGTTTTCTTAACTTCTGGCTTAGCTTCTTTCAACATCAATTCGTTGAAATCAACCAATTCGATGATACACATTTCAGCATTATCACCAAGACGGAATCCAGTTTTAATGATTCTGGTATATCCACCTGGTCTATTAGCTACTTTCTCAATTACTTCACCAAACAAAGCTTTGATAGCTTCTTTGCTTTGCAAATAAGAAAATGCAATACGTCTGTTATGCGTAGTATCTTCTTTGGCTCTAGTCACTAGAGGCTCTACATATTTTCTCAACTCCTTGGCCTTGGCAAGCGTAGTAGAAATACGCTTGTGAAGAATCAGAGAGGCAGCCATGTTAGAAAGCATAGCTTTCCTATGAGAAGCCTTCCTGCCAAGGTGATTAAATTTCTTACCGTGTCTCATCTTTTATTATTCTTCGTCAAGTTTATACTTAGATATGTCCATGCCGAACTGTAGTCCTTTTTCTTGGATCAATTGTTCCAATTCAGCAAGGGATTTTTTACCGAAGTTTCTGAATTTCATCATATCAGAAATCTCCAATCTTGCTAAGTCTCCCAATGTTTTCACATCAGCAGCTTTCAAGCAGTTAAACGCCCTAACAGAAAGATCAAGATCGCTAAGCGGAGTCTTTAACAACTTACGCATATGCAAGAATTCTTCATCAATCGGCTCAGGTGAATCTCCACCTGGAGTATCAATAACCATTGTTTGGTCAGAGAACAACATGAAATGTTGGATAAGGATCTTTGCAGATTCCTGCAACGCTTTCTCTGGGTGAATAGAACCGTCTGTAGTTACTTCAAGAATCAACTTCTCAAAGTCAGTCTTTTGCTCTACCCTTGTGTTCTCCACGCTGTACTTTACATTCTTGATAGGAGTAAAGATCGCGTCAATCGGAATAACTCCGAACACCTGCTCCTTAGGCTTAGACTCTTCTGCAGGAAGGTATCCTCTACCTTTTTCTACAGTAAGCTCGATTTCAAAGCTCTTAGAGTCGTCCAAGTGGCAGATAACCAAATCTGGGTTCAAAACCTCAAATGAAGAGGTGAACTTAGCGATATCTCCAGCTGTAAACACATCTTGATTCTTGACTTCCACAGTAATCTTACCATCTATAGAGTCGTGGATTTTCTTAAACCTAACCTGCTTAAGGTTAAGAATAATATCAGTAACGTCTTCCACAACGCCTTCAATAGTAGAGAATTCATGAACTACACCAGGTAATTTCACCGAGGTGATGGCGTAGCCCTCTAGGGAAGAGAGCAAGATTCTTCTCAGCGCATTACCAATTGTAACCCCGTAACCTTTTTCGAGTGGTTTAAAGGTGAATAAGCCGTGGAAGTCATCAGCTTTTTCCATCACCACTTTTTCGGGCATTTGAAATGCAAGTATGGACATATCAATAGTTCTTTTAAGTCAGAAAGTTTAGTTATTACTTAGAGTATAGTTCGACGATAAGTTGTTCCTTGATATTCTCAGGGATATCCTCTCTTACAGGGATACTTACAAACTTACCAGCTAACGAATTATTATCCCACTCTAACCATGAGTAGCGATTTGCTCTACCCGCAAGACTAGCAGTAATTGCTTCAAGAGACTTAGATCTCTCTCTAACAGATACAATGTCACCAGGCTTCAAAGTATATGATGGAATGTTAACCAATTCACCATTTACCAAGATATGCTTGTGAGAAACTAATTGTCTTGCTCCTCTACGAGTTGGAGCGATACCCAATCTGAAAACAGTGTTATCCAGACGAGCTTCCAACAATTGTAGAAGGTTCTCACCTGTAATACCTTGCTTTCTGGAAGCGATATCAAACATTTTTGAGAATTGTCTCTCCAAAACGCCGTAGATGTATTTTGCTTTTTGCTTTTCAGCAAGCTGAATAGCATATTCTGATTGCTTCTTTCTTCTACCTCTTCCGTGTTGACCAGGAGGATAGTTTTTCTTCTGAAGTGCCTTGCTTTGTCCTTCTATAGGCTCTCCGAATTTTCTAGAAATTTTCGCTTTTGGACCTCTATATCTAGCCATTCTTATTTCTTAGTTAAATTAAACTCTTCTACGTTTAGGAGGACGACAACCATTGTGAGGAAGCGGAGTCACATCTATAATCGTAGTTACATCAAGACCTACATTTTGCAATGTTCTGATAGCAGATTCTCTACCAGCACCAGGACCTTTTACAAACACTTCAATTTTTCTCAAGCCAAGGTCATATGCTACTTGTCCACAGTTCTGTGCTGCCATTTGAGCTGCATAAGGAGTGTTCTTTTTAGAACCTCTGAAGCCCATTTTACCGGCAGACGCCCATGAAATCACCTGACCTGCATTGTTGGTAATGGAAATGATGATGTTGTTAAAAGAAGCTTTGATGTGGGCTTGGCCTACAGCTTCAACCTTAACAACTCTCTTTTTTCCTTTAGCTTTATCGTTTCTTCTCTGAGCCATAATCTATATCAAGATTTATTTAGTTGCTTTCTTCTTGTTAGCAACAGTCTTTCTCTTACCTTTTCTAGTTCTAGCGTTGTTCTTAGTCTTCTGACCTCTTACAGGAAGTCCTTTTCTGTGACGAAGACCTCTGTAACAACCAATATCCATCAATCTTTTGATGCTCAACTGTATCTCAGATTTCAAAACACCTTCAGTCTTGAATTCTTCTGCGATAATATTTCTAATAGCGGTAGATTCATCATCTGTCCACTCACCGGCTTTTTTATCAAACGATATTCCTGCTTTTGTAAGGATCGCTCTAGCAGAGCTTCTACCTATACCAAAAATATAGGTCAAGCCAATCTCACCGCGCTTATTGTCGGGAATGTCAACACCTGCAATTCTTGCCATAATTTTTAACCTTGTCTTTGTTTAAACTTAGGATTCTTCTTGTTGATGACGTAAAGCTTTCCTTTTCTTCTGATCACTTTACAGTCTACACTTCTCTTCTTAATAGATGCCTTAACTTTCATGACATTTTATTTATATCGATATACAATTCTGCCTTTTGAAAGATCGTATGGAGACATTTCTAACTTAACTCTATCTCCAGGGAGGATCTTAATGTAATTCATTCTCATTTTACCGGAAATATGAGCAATCAATTGATGTCCATTCTCCAGTTCCACTTTAAACATAGCGTTAGATAACGCTTCTATTATAGTACCATCTTGCTCGATAGATGCTTGTTTAGCCATATTTAGAATTTAAAATTTTCTTCTATGTATTGATGCGTAGTTAGTATTTCTGTCCTATCTTCAAATATCGCTACGGTATGCTCATAATGCGCCGAAGGCTTTCTGTCAGCAGTTCGGATAGTCCATCCATCTCTTTCTTGGACGACATTCCTTGTGCCTAAGTTGACCATTGGCTCAATGGCTATTACCATCCCGTCTTTCAATAAAGGACCACTTCCTTTTTTCCCATAATTAGGAACCTCTGGGGATTCGTGAAGACTCTTGCCAACTCCATGTCCTACAAGCTCCCGAACTACCGTGTAGCCCTTGGCTTCTACAAACTTTTGTATGGCATTGCCTACATCACCGATCCTGTTCCCAAAAACAGCCTTTTCAATACCGAGATACAATGACTCTTTTGTTGCTTTGAGCAACGACAATACTTTTGTGGAAACTTCACCGACAGGGTAAGTATAAGCGGAATCGCTATGAAAACCTTGGTGAAAGACTCCACAATCTATTGAGATTATATCGCCATCTTTCAAAACATAATCACTTGGAAAACCGTGAACGACTACTTCATTCACGGAAATACAAAGTGAGGCGGGAAAACCATTGTATCCTTTAAAAGAAGGTACACCTCCGTGATCCCGTATAAATTCTTCAGCTATTTTATCTAAGTAAGAGGTCTTTACCCCTTCCTTTACAAGTTTGGCTACTTCACCGTGAGCCTTACCTAATATTTGAGCACTCTCCTTTATTAACTGGACTTCCTCAGAAGTCTTGTAATGTATCATATTATGCTACTGCGTAATTAGAAGGATTGTTCTTCATGTTGCCACTTTTCATCATTCCTTCATAGTGTCTCATCAATAGATAACTTTCGATTTGTCTTAAAGTATCCATGATTACACCCACCATAATCAAAAGAGAAGTACCTCCATAGAATTGGGCAAATTGGTTACCCACTCCAGCGATCATTGCAAAAGCAGGCATAATTGCAACCAGTGCCAATAATACTGCTCCTGGCAAGGTAATTCTAGAAATGATGTTATCTATAAAGTCAGCGGTTGGAGCACCCGGTTTCACACCAGGAACAAAACCACCATTTCTTTTCATATCTTCAGCAATCTGTTCAGGGTTAACCGTAATTGCCGTGTAGAAGAATGTGAAAAGGATAATCATAATGGCAAACACCAAGTTATACTGCCAAGAAGTCGGATTACTAAAAGTACTTCCAATATAATTGGCAATATCACTTTCTGATGACCAGACTTGAGCAATCAAAGCAGGTACAAACATCAAGGATTGCGCAAAGATAATTGGCATAACTCCTGAAGCATTCACTTTGATAGGGATATACTGACGCTGACCACCATAAACCTTACCTCCTACTACTTGTTTAGCATATTGAACTGGAATTCTCCTAGTAGCTTCTGTTAAGGCAACTACCCCAACCACCACAAAGAAAAGAACCGCAGCTTCGATCAATAACAACAGCATGCCTGATGTACCTTTAGATACTGTTTCAGCGATAATCGCCCCAGGTAAGCTTGATATGATACCGATCATGATCAGCATTGAAATCCCGTTTCCAATTCCTTTTTCGGTAATTTTTTCTCCTAGCCACATGCAGAACATGGTTCCAGAAACCAATAATACCAAAGAACTGAATACGAACAATACATTGCTCACCATAATCGCTTCAGCAGGAATTGTAGCCTTGATATAACCTATGCCTTGAGCCAAAGTGATCAGAATCGTTAATACCCTTGTAATTTGATTGATTCTTTTCCTTCCTGACTCACCTTCCTTTTGAAGTTTTTGGAAATAAGGAACTCCAACAGTTAATAATTGCAACACAATGGAAGCAGAAATATAAGGCATAATACCTAATCCAAAGATAGAAGCATTACTAAATGCTCCTCCCAAGAACGTATCGATCAAACCAAATATCCCCTCTGAAGAGGCTCTAAGTTGGCTCGGATCTACTCCTGGTAATACGATGTAAGAACCCAATCTGAATACAATCAGAAAACCGATTGTATTCAGGATACGGATCCTTAAATCTTCAATAGAAAAGATATTCTTAACTGTTGAGATAAATTTTTTCATTTGTTAAATCTTGTTAACAGTTCCGCCCAGTTTTTCGATGGTTTCTGTAGCAGAAGCTGAGAAATAATGTGCACTTACGTTTAATTTCGCCGTAAGTTCGCCTCTTCCTAGGACTTTTACAACATCTTTTTTAGAAACCAATCCATTTTCTACCAAAGTATCAAATGTAACAGTATCAGTATTAAGCTTTTCAGCTACTGATTGT harbors:
- the rpsK gene encoding 30S ribosomal protein S11, encoding MAQRRNDKAKGKKRVVKVEAVGQAHIKASFNNIIISITNNAGQVISWASAGKMGFRGSKKNTPYAAQMAAQNCGQVAYDLGLRKIEVFVKGPGAGRESAIRTLQNVGLDVTTIIDVTPLPHNGCRPPKRRRV
- the map gene encoding type I methionyl aminopeptidase; protein product: MIHYKTSEEVQLIKESAQILGKAHGEVAKLVKEGVKTSYLDKIAEEFIRDHGGVPSFKGYNGFPASLCISVNEVVVHGFPSDYVLKDGDIISIDCGVFHQGFHSDSAYTYPVGEVSTKVLSLLKATKESLYLGIEKAVFGNRIGDVGNAIQKFVEAKGYTVVRELVGHGVGKSLHESPEVPNYGKKGSGPLLKDGMVIAIEPMVNLGTRNVVQERDGWTIRTADRKPSAHYEHTVAIFEDRTEILTTHQYIEENFKF
- the epsC gene encoding serine O-acetyltransferase EpsC, with amino-acid sequence MDFNKSFINKIYAAHKQCPDCPSPRIVHEFFEGVLGVLFPEYAINVLQDEHEVDDKLNYYKIQLQGILGRNKKLVGKDSDQAAFDFFDGLEAVYDAVHDDIEAMYEGDPAAKSKTEVIRSYPGFYAIAAYRIAHLLHQQGVRLIPRMITEFAHSKTGIDIHPGAKIGKYFCIDHGTGVVIGETTIIGNHVKIYQGVTLGALSVNKEDADIQRHPTIEDNVVIYAGATILGGKTVIGAGSVIGGNVWLTKSIPAKSKIYYQTKMYDASAETTDMYIFKNDA
- the eno gene encoding phosphopyruvate hydratase, which produces MTLIQAIHARQILDSRGNPTVEVDVLTDSGAFGRAAVPSGASTGVNEAVELRDGDKGKYLGKGVLKAVENVNEIIQPELIGQSVFDQRGIDEIMINLDGTDTKSKLGANAILGVSLAVAKAAADDLGLPLFRYVGGVNAKTLPVPMMNIINGGSHSDAPIAFQEFMIRPVGAPTFSEAMRMGAEVFHNLKKILHDKGLSTAVGDEGGFAPNFSGGTEEALECILDAISKAGYKAGSDITIALDCASSEFFENDTYNYKKFEGEGGVARDRASQVEYLAELTEKYPIDSIEDGCAEEDWEGWAMLTAKIGDKVQLVGDDLFVTNVKFLKRGIEEKSANSILIKVNQIGTLTETLDAIDLAHKAGFTAVMSHRSGETEDSTIADLAVACNTGQIKTGSASRSDRMAKYNQLLRIEELLAETAYFPGK
- a CDS encoding septum formation initiator family protein, giving the protein MGKYLKYTKNFYFIFTVLFIVWMVFIDTNDIISQFTLRSKLSKLEDQRDFYMERKRKIKEEREELLSNYELLEKFARERYLMKKKTEDLYVIIDE
- the infA gene encoding translation initiation factor IF-1, with amino-acid sequence MAKQASIEQDGTIIEALSNAMFKVELENGHQLIAHISGKMRMNYIKILPGDRVKLEMSPYDLSKGRIVYRYK
- the rpsD gene encoding 30S ribosomal protein S4 produces the protein MARYRGPKAKISRKFGEPIEGQSKALQKKNYPPGQHGRGRRKKQSEYAIQLAEKQKAKYIYGVLERQFSKMFDIASRKQGITGENLLQLLEARLDNTVFRLGIAPTRRGARQLVSHKHILVNGELVNIPSYTLKPGDIVSVRERSKSLEAITASLAGRANRYSWLEWDNNSLAGKFVSIPVREDIPENIKEQLIVELYSK
- the carA gene encoding glutamine-hydrolyzing carbamoyl-phosphate synthase small subunit, with amino-acid sequence MDKQKATLLLQDGTVFHGTLIGKHGTNGGEICFNTGMTGYQEIYTDPSYTGQIIVNTTPHIGNYGVIDTEVESDSATIAGIVVNSFSEVYSRLDASQSLNDYLISNGITGIADVDTRKIVKHIRSKGAMNAIISSEFDNLEDLQKELDKVPDMAGLELSSKVCTKEPYFVGNENASIKVACLDFGIKKNILRNLVDRGVYCKVFPSKTSLQEMEAWAPNAYFLSNGPGDPAVMDYAVDTIKEILALNKPVFGICLGHQLLAEAVGIKTYKMHHGHRGLNHPIKNILSGKSEITSQNHGFNVVREDTENNPSVEITHVHLNDNTVAGIKLKDRPAFSVQYHPESSPGPHDSRYLFDDFISLINNN
- the rpmJ gene encoding 50S ribosomal protein L36; amino-acid sequence: MKVKASIKKRSVDCKVIRRKGKLYVINKKNPKFKQRQG
- the rpsM gene encoding 30S ribosomal protein S13, whose protein sequence is MARIAGVDIPDNKRGEIGLTYIFGIGRSSARAILTKAGISFDKKAGEWTDDESTAIRNIIAEEFKTEGVLKSEIQLSIKRLMDIGCYRGLRHRKGLPVRGQKTKNNARTRKGKRKTVANKKKATK
- a CDS encoding DNA-directed RNA polymerase subunit alpha, translating into MSILAFQMPEKVVMEKADDFHGLFTFKPLEKGYGVTIGNALRRILLSSLEGYAITSVKLPGVVHEFSTIEGVVEDVTDIILNLKQVRFKKIHDSIDGKITVEVKNQDVFTAGDIAKFTSSFEVLNPDLVICHLDDSKSFEIELTVEKGRGYLPAEESKPKEQVFGVIPIDAIFTPIKNVKYSVENTRVEQKTDFEKLILEVTTDGSIHPEKALQESAKILIQHFMLFSDQTMVIDTPGGDSPEPIDEEFLHMRKLLKTPLSDLDLSVRAFNCLKAADVKTLGDLARLEISDMMKFRNFGKKSLAELEQLIQEKGLQFGMDISKYKLDEE
- the secY gene encoding preprotein translocase subunit SecY; this translates as MKKFISTVKNIFSIEDLRIRILNTIGFLIVFRLGSYIVLPGVDPSQLRASSEGIFGLIDTFLGGAFSNASIFGLGIMPYISASIVLQLLTVGVPYFQKLQKEGESGRKRINQITRVLTILITLAQGIGYIKATIPAEAIMVSNVLFVFSSLVLLVSGTMFCMWLGEKITEKGIGNGISMLIMIGIISSLPGAIIAETVSKGTSGMLLLLIEAAVLFFVVVGVVALTEATRRIPVQYAKQVVGGKVYGGQRQYIPIKVNASGVMPIIFAQSLMFVPALIAQVWSSESDIANYIGSTFSNPTSWQYNLVFAIMIILFTFFYTAITVNPEQIAEDMKRNGGFVPGVKPGAPTADFIDNIISRITLPGAVLLALVAIMPAFAMIAGVGNQFAQFYGGTSLLIMVGVIMDTLRQIESYLLMRHYEGMMKSGNMKNNPSNYAVA
- the rplQ gene encoding 50S ribosomal protein L17, whose product is MRHGKKFNHLGRKASHRKAMLSNMAASLILHKRISTTLAKAKELRKYVEPLVTRAKEDTTHNRRIAFSYLQSKEAIKALFGEVIEKVANRPGGYTRIIKTGFRLGDNAEMCIIELVDFNELMLKEAKPEVKKTRRSRRGTGKSAEATGATEAKAEDAGASEDKAADSDAGSETEKSE